From Sporosarcina sp. Te-1, the proteins below share one genomic window:
- the accC gene encoding acetyl-CoA carboxylase biotin carboxylase subunit — MKKVLIANRGEIAVRIIRACRELDIKTVAVYSEADQEALHVELADEAYCIGPKLSKDSYLNFSNIISVAKLTGCDGIHPGYGFLAENASFAELCEEVNIEFIGPTADAISKMGTKDVARETMRQAGVPIVPGSDGIVADEVEGLEVAKQIGFPVIIKATAGGGGKGIRVARNEEELVKGIKITQKEAAAAFGNPGVYLEKFIEEFRHVEVQVLADKHGNTIHLGERDCSIQRRMQKLVEEAPSPALTPELRKEMGEAAVKAAEAVNYRGAGTVEFIFDHINKKFYFMEMNTRIQVEHPVTEMITGIDLIKQQLHVAAGEKLPYKQEDIQINGWAIECRINAENPAKNFMPSPGKVTMYMAPGGYGVRVDSAMYPGYSIPPYYDSMVAKLIVHGDTREEAVARMKRALGEFIIEGVNTTIPFHLNLMDHEVFKSGDFDTKFLEKYDVM, encoded by the coding sequence ATGAAAAAGGTACTTATAGCAAATCGTGGTGAAATTGCAGTTCGGATCATCCGGGCATGCAGGGAATTAGATATTAAAACAGTGGCCGTCTATTCGGAAGCAGATCAGGAAGCTCTTCATGTGGAGCTTGCGGACGAAGCTTATTGCATCGGGCCGAAGCTATCCAAGGACAGCTACTTGAACTTTTCCAATATCATTAGTGTTGCAAAATTGACGGGTTGTGACGGTATTCATCCGGGTTACGGCTTCTTGGCGGAAAATGCCAGCTTCGCGGAACTATGCGAAGAAGTTAATATCGAATTTATCGGACCGACAGCCGATGCGATCTCAAAAATGGGGACGAAGGACGTGGCGCGGGAAACGATGCGCCAAGCGGGTGTTCCAATTGTTCCGGGATCCGATGGGATTGTTGCCGATGAAGTAGAAGGTCTTGAAGTCGCGAAGCAGATCGGTTTCCCGGTCATCATCAAAGCGACTGCAGGCGGCGGAGGTAAGGGAATCCGCGTAGCAAGAAACGAAGAGGAACTCGTCAAAGGGATCAAGATTACCCAAAAAGAGGCGGCTGCCGCGTTTGGCAATCCAGGTGTCTATTTAGAGAAATTCATTGAGGAATTTCGTCATGTCGAGGTACAAGTGCTTGCTGACAAGCATGGCAATACGATTCACTTGGGTGAACGGGATTGCTCCATTCAACGACGCATGCAGAAACTTGTCGAGGAGGCGCCGTCGCCTGCTCTAACCCCTGAATTGCGCAAGGAGATGGGGGAAGCTGCGGTTAAAGCGGCGGAAGCCGTCAATTACCGTGGAGCCGGGACAGTTGAATTCATTTTTGATCATATTAATAAGAAGTTCTACTTTATGGAAATGAACACCAGGATTCAGGTAGAGCATCCGGTCACTGAAATGATTACCGGCATCGACCTCATCAAACAGCAATTGCACGTTGCTGCAGGTGAAAAGCTGCCATACAAGCAAGAAGATATCCAAATTAACGGATGGGCTATCGAATGCCGGATCAACGCGGAGAATCCTGCAAAAAACTTCATGCCATCGCCTGGGAAAGTAACCATGTACATGGCTCCTGGCGGCTATGGTGTCCGGGTGGACAGTGCCATGTATCCAGGGTATTCGATTCCTCCGTATTATGATTCCATGGTGGCCAAATTGATTGTCCATGGTGATACTCGTGAAGAAGCCGTCGCGCGAATGAAACGGGCTCTCGGGGAATTCATTATCGAAGGTGTGAATACGACAATTCCCTTCCATTTGAATTTGATGGATCATGAAGTCTTCAAGTCAGGCGATTTCGATACAAAGTTTCTTGAGAAGTATGATGTGATGTAA
- a CDS encoding Asp23/Gls24 family envelope stress response protein — MAEKTNPSFVGKDPAGNAALGRVQLAPEVLEVIVGIATNEVDGVAKTKGNFATGVAEKFGKVIHGKGVKTDWSDEELKIDIYCVVEYGHSIPEVATNIQKQVRHAIYHMTSLETKEVNVHITGIDFDVASDNK; from the coding sequence ATGGCTGAAAAGACAAACCCATCATTTGTCGGTAAAGATCCGGCCGGCAATGCGGCACTTGGTCGCGTGCAGCTGGCTCCTGAAGTGTTGGAAGTCATCGTCGGCATCGCGACAAATGAAGTGGATGGAGTAGCAAAAACTAAAGGCAACTTTGCAACAGGCGTCGCTGAAAAGTTCGGCAAGGTGATACACGGCAAAGGTGTCAAAACGGATTGGTCTGACGAGGAACTGAAGATTGATATTTATTGTGTAGTCGAATACGGTCATTCCATACCGGAAGTCGCTACCAACATTCAAAAACAAGTTCGTCATGCTATTTACCATATGACTTCGCTCGAAACGAAAGAAGTGAATGTCCACATTACCGGCATCGACTTCGACGTGGCATCGGACAATAAGTAG
- the nusB gene encoding transcription antitermination factor NusB, which translates to MKRREAREKAVQTLFQLDNTEMTADEAIAYVVEGRIDPFYEKLVRGTVDHLSEIDEQLISKLEKWSLDRLPKIERTILRLAAFELLYGEDVPHRVVLNEAIELCKLYGDEKSGRFVNGVLSKFEEQE; encoded by the coding sequence ATGAAACGACGAGAAGCCAGGGAAAAGGCGGTACAAACGCTTTTTCAATTGGATAATACCGAAATGACCGCGGATGAGGCGATTGCTTATGTAGTAGAAGGGCGGATCGATCCATTTTACGAAAAGCTCGTACGTGGCACAGTGGATCATTTGTCGGAAATCGATGAGCAATTGATCAGCAAACTGGAAAAATGGTCACTGGACCGTTTGCCAAAGATTGAAAGGACCATATTGCGACTGGCAGCTTTTGAACTGCTTTATGGCGAGGACGTACCACATAGAGTCGTCTTAAACGAGGCGATCGAGCTTTGTAAACTGTACGGAGATGAAAAATCGGGACGATTTGTAAACGGTGTTCTTTCGAAATTCGAAGAACAAGAATAA
- the folD gene encoding bifunctional methylenetetrahydrofolate dehydrogenase/methenyltetrahydrofolate cyclohydrolase FolD: MTGKVIDGRVIGKEIREEVKQSVGKLVHKGCQPGLAVILVGDNPASQTYVKNKEKSSIEVGMKSVLIELPDTISTDELLEKVEELNQDESIHGILVQLPLPKHIDENLIIGSITPAKDVDGFHPVNVGKMMIGQETFLPCTPHGIMALLDRSGIDLEGKHAVVIGRSNIVGKPMGQLLLQRNATVTYCHSRTKDLSSFTKQADILVVAIGIPKFITKEHVKKGAVVIDVGMNRDENGKLCGDVDYEDVKNVVSSITPVPGGVGPMTITMLLKNTLQSAEKACSKKS; encoded by the coding sequence ATGACTGGCAAAGTGATTGATGGACGTGTAATCGGCAAGGAAATTAGGGAAGAGGTGAAGCAGAGTGTTGGCAAACTTGTACATAAAGGGTGCCAGCCAGGGCTTGCCGTCATTTTGGTAGGTGATAATCCCGCCTCGCAAACCTATGTGAAAAATAAAGAAAAGTCGAGCATTGAAGTCGGAATGAAGTCAGTCCTCATCGAACTTCCTGATACGATTTCGACGGATGAGCTGCTGGAGAAAGTGGAAGAGTTGAATCAAGACGAATCGATCCATGGCATACTTGTACAATTGCCGTTGCCTAAGCATATTGATGAAAATTTGATCATCGGGTCGATTACACCTGCCAAGGATGTAGATGGGTTTCATCCGGTCAACGTTGGGAAGATGATGATCGGTCAAGAGACATTCCTGCCCTGCACTCCTCATGGAATCATGGCATTACTGGACCGATCCGGTATTGACCTGGAAGGGAAGCATGCGGTGGTCATCGGACGAAGTAATATTGTCGGGAAACCGATGGGACAACTGTTGTTGCAGAGAAATGCGACCGTTACGTATTGCCATTCAAGAACAAAAGACTTGTCGAGCTTCACGAAGCAAGCCGATATTTTAGTTGTGGCAATTGGAATTCCGAAATTCATTACCAAGGAGCATGTCAAAAAAGGTGCGGTTGTTATTGATGTAGGCATGAACCGGGATGAAAACGGCAAGCTTTGTGGAGATGTCGATTACGAAGACGTGAAGAATGTCGTATCCTCCATTACACCTGTCCCAGGAGGAGTCGGTCCTATGACAATCACCATGCTTTTGAAAAATACATTGCAAAGCGCAGAAAAAGCTTGCAGCAAAAAATCCTAA
- the xseA gene encoding exodeoxyribonuclease VII large subunit: MTGHPYLTVNALTKYIKRKFDADPHLRNVFVKGELSNVKVHPSGHIYFTLKDDKSRIQSAMFRTNASQLKFKPEEGMNVLLTGDVNVYEASGQYQLYVQTMQPDGIGALYLAFEQLKENLGKEGLFDPRWKQPLPLLPNKVGVVTAQSGAALRDICSTISRRYPLAEIVLFPAIVQGPQAAPSVVKAIAQAEYFGSIDVLIVGRGGGSIEDLWAFNEEIVARAIFSSKIPIISAVGHETDTTIADFVADRRAPTPTAAAEMAVPSKEELFERILDRKRSLYLSLSNQIKHERRRLSVCDSSYPFQYPERLYRPFTEKLSVLEDRIYRSGADITARRKLEHQRLDRILAFYSPAQRISDERRNIDRHTERMTLAATRYIQTRQERFTSSIRMLKALNPLQVMERGFSVTYQEGQVVKKASEIHVGDPVQIRLQDGVVEADVKSVRLNNEGEN, translated from the coding sequence ATGACCGGTCATCCATACTTAACCGTGAACGCTCTAACGAAATACATAAAAAGAAAATTTGACGCCGATCCACATTTGCGTAATGTGTTTGTCAAAGGCGAGCTGTCAAATGTCAAAGTCCATCCGAGCGGTCATATCTATTTCACGCTGAAAGATGACAAGAGCCGGATCCAATCTGCCATGTTCCGAACGAATGCTTCCCAGTTGAAATTCAAGCCGGAAGAAGGAATGAACGTCCTGTTGACTGGTGACGTGAATGTATATGAGGCGAGCGGTCAATACCAACTATATGTTCAGACGATGCAACCGGATGGCATCGGCGCGCTTTATTTGGCTTTTGAACAACTAAAGGAAAATTTGGGGAAAGAAGGCTTATTTGATCCGCGCTGGAAACAACCGTTGCCCCTCTTGCCAAATAAGGTAGGGGTCGTAACCGCGCAATCAGGCGCTGCCTTGCGCGATATCTGCTCAACCATTAGCCGTCGCTATCCTCTTGCAGAAATTGTCTTGTTCCCGGCTATCGTCCAAGGTCCCCAAGCAGCCCCGTCCGTTGTGAAAGCGATTGCCCAAGCAGAATATTTTGGTTCGATTGACGTATTAATCGTCGGACGCGGGGGCGGTTCGATTGAGGATCTATGGGCCTTTAATGAAGAAATTGTGGCGAGAGCCATCTTTTCATCAAAGATTCCAATCATTAGTGCAGTCGGGCATGAAACAGATACGACGATCGCTGATTTTGTAGCCGACCGTCGAGCTCCGACACCAACTGCCGCGGCAGAAATGGCTGTGCCTTCCAAAGAAGAGCTGTTCGAGCGGATTCTGGATAGGAAGCGGTCGCTTTACCTTTCGCTATCAAATCAAATCAAGCATGAGAGAAGGCGCCTGTCGGTCTGCGATTCTTCTTATCCATTCCAGTATCCGGAGCGCCTCTATCGGCCATTTACCGAGAAATTAAGTGTCCTAGAGGATAGGATCTATCGAAGCGGGGCAGATATAACAGCACGACGGAAACTGGAACATCAACGCTTGGACAGGATACTGGCATTTTATTCACCGGCCCAGCGAATTAGCGATGAACGGCGGAATATCGACCGGCACACCGAGAGAATGACATTGGCTGCGACCCGCTATATACAGACCCGGCAGGAACGTTTCACATCATCCATCCGCATGTTAAAAGCGTTGAATCCGCTTCAAGTCATGGAACGGGGTTTCTCTGTCACCTATCAGGAAGGCCAAGTCGTAAAAAAGGCCTCTGAGATTCATGTGGGGGATCCGGTCCAGATCCGGCTGCAGGACGGTGTGGTAGAGGCTGATGTGAAATCGGTACGACTGAATAACGAGGGGGAGAACTAA
- a CDS encoding exodeoxyribonuclease VII small subunit, which yields MENDNLRFEEAMLKLEEIVQRLETGDVPLEDAISLYKKGMELSQYCHGKLQDAEKQLISVIDQEGQQRPFNPEKGAEANE from the coding sequence ATGGAAAACGACAATCTTCGTTTTGAGGAAGCGATGCTCAAATTGGAAGAGATCGTCCAACGGTTGGAAACAGGCGATGTGCCTTTGGAGGATGCGATCTCCCTATATAAGAAAGGGATGGAGCTGTCGCAATACTGCCATGGTAAATTACAAGACGCTGAAAAACAATTGATTTCGGTCATTGATCAGGAAGGGCAGCAAAGACCGTTCAATCCGGAAAAAGGGGCCGAAGCAAATGAATGA
- a CDS encoding polyprenyl synthetase family protein, producing the protein MNDRLKRFIEEKMPIIDKAMEGMLEEAGIPSSLKDSMAYSIQAGGKRIRPMLVLATLEDLHASSEDAVAVACAVEMIHTYSLIHDDLPSMDDDDFRRGKPTNHKVYGEAIAVLAGDALQTLAFKQLSTLKETHPLDALRIITLLADASGPRGMVGGQVLDIEGEHRSLSLEQLETVHLHKTGALLSFCIEAGAVLAKADEEQIAKLKDYARNIGLAFQIKDDILDITSTTEQLGKTAGSDAEREKSTYPALLGLEGATERLQEHHRFALESIRFLPDDQPLLGLFADYIVDRNA; encoded by the coding sequence ATGAATGACAGACTGAAACGGTTCATTGAAGAAAAAATGCCTATAATCGATAAAGCCATGGAAGGCATGCTGGAGGAGGCAGGCATCCCTTCTTCATTGAAAGATTCCATGGCCTATTCTATACAAGCGGGAGGCAAGCGCATCCGGCCGATGCTTGTCTTGGCGACATTGGAAGATTTGCATGCGTCATCAGAAGATGCAGTGGCTGTCGCCTGCGCTGTCGAAATGATCCATACCTATTCACTTATCCATGATGATTTACCAAGCATGGACGACGATGACTTCAGACGCGGCAAGCCGACGAACCATAAAGTATACGGTGAAGCCATTGCAGTTCTAGCGGGAGATGCGCTCCAAACATTGGCATTCAAGCAGTTATCCACATTGAAAGAGACCCACCCGCTAGATGCACTTCGGATTATAACGCTTTTGGCGGACGCTTCCGGACCTCGTGGCATGGTCGGCGGACAAGTGCTTGACATTGAAGGAGAACACCGCTCTTTATCTCTTGAACAATTGGAGACGGTCCATTTGCATAAAACCGGCGCTCTGCTTTCCTTCTGTATTGAAGCGGGTGCCGTTCTAGCAAAGGCCGATGAGGAACAAATTGCCAAACTAAAAGACTATGCAAGGAATATCGGGCTCGCTTTCCAAATAAAAGATGATATTCTTGATATCACATCCACAACCGAACAGCTCGGGAAGACTGCCGGCAGTGATGCGGAGAGGGAAAAATCGACATATCCGGCTTTGCTTGGACTCGAAGGAGCAACAGAACGTTTGCAGGAGCATCATCGATTTGCTCTGGAATCCATCCGGTTCCTGCCAGACGACCAACCGCTACTAGGCCTTTTCGCTGATTATATAGTCGACCGTAATGCCTAA
- the dxs gene encoding 1-deoxy-D-xylulose-5-phosphate synthase — MDLTQIKNPSFVKNLNKEQLAELAASIRKFLIENLSVTGGHIGPNLGVVELTIALHKMFDSPEDKIIWDVGHQAYVHKILTGRAGDFKTLRQYKGLSGFPKMLESEHDVWETGHSSTSLSAAMGMAAARDIKKGKNFVIPIIGDGALTGGMALEALNHIGHTKTNMTVILNDNEMSIAPNVGALHAVLGKLRTAGKYNSVKDELEYILKKIPAVGGKVASAAERVKDSLKYLLVSGVFFEELGFTYLGPVDGHDFTDLERNLQYAKKMEGPVLLHVITKKGKGYRPAEDDKIGTWHGTGPYKIDTGDFVKSVSNGPAWSSLVSETVRKIARKDERVVAITPAMPVGSKLEGFAAEFPDRFFDVGIAEQHAATMAAGLATQGMKPFLAIYSTFLQRAYDQMLHDITRQNLNVFIGIDRAGLVGADGETHQGVFDIAFLRHMPNLVLMMPKDENEGQHMVKTALEYDQGPIAMRYPRGNGLGIQMDDELKTIPIGTWEVLRVGTDGTILTFGTTIPMALNAAEQLAAKGMNVQVVNARFIKPLDTAMLDYLFAAGKPIITLEEAVLAGGFGSAVIEYAHDTMKNPAPIRRMGIPDQFIEHGNVDKLLEEIGMTTENLARMMEEFILEQQTEREIV, encoded by the coding sequence ATGGATCTTACTCAGATTAAAAATCCATCTTTCGTTAAAAATCTCAATAAGGAACAGTTGGCGGAGCTTGCTGCTTCGATCAGAAAATTCCTCATCGAGAATTTGTCTGTAACCGGTGGTCATATCGGACCGAACCTAGGCGTTGTCGAGTTGACAATTGCGCTTCATAAAATGTTCGATAGTCCGGAAGATAAAATTATATGGGACGTAGGGCATCAGGCATATGTCCACAAAATACTGACGGGCAGAGCCGGTGATTTCAAAACATTGCGGCAATACAAAGGGCTCAGCGGTTTCCCTAAAATGCTGGAAAGCGAGCACGATGTCTGGGAAACTGGGCATAGCTCGACTTCTCTCTCGGCTGCAATGGGTATGGCGGCTGCACGGGATATAAAAAAAGGGAAGAATTTTGTCATCCCGATTATCGGCGATGGCGCTTTGACGGGCGGCATGGCTCTTGAAGCGCTGAATCATATCGGTCATACGAAAACAAATATGACCGTCATCTTGAATGACAATGAAATGTCAATCGCCCCAAATGTAGGAGCGCTCCATGCTGTGCTAGGAAAATTGCGTACAGCCGGCAAGTATAATTCAGTGAAGGACGAATTGGAATATATCCTGAAAAAGATTCCAGCCGTCGGTGGGAAAGTCGCTTCTGCTGCCGAACGGGTCAAAGATAGCTTGAAATATTTGCTCGTCTCTGGCGTTTTCTTCGAAGAACTGGGCTTTACCTACTTAGGACCGGTCGACGGGCATGATTTTACGGATCTTGAACGGAATCTGCAGTATGCGAAAAAAATGGAAGGTCCCGTCCTTCTTCATGTCATCACGAAGAAAGGCAAAGGGTACCGTCCGGCAGAAGACGATAAGATTGGAACGTGGCATGGGACAGGTCCATATAAGATTGACACCGGAGATTTTGTCAAATCTGTATCAAATGGCCCTGCTTGGAGCAGCCTTGTTTCGGAAACGGTACGGAAAATTGCCCGCAAAGATGAGCGGGTCGTCGCTATTACCCCGGCTATGCCGGTTGGTTCGAAGCTGGAAGGGTTTGCCGCAGAATTTCCGGATCGGTTCTTTGATGTGGGAATCGCGGAACAACATGCCGCCACGATGGCAGCGGGTCTTGCAACCCAGGGGATGAAACCATTTTTGGCAATCTACTCAACGTTCCTTCAGCGGGCGTACGACCAAATGCTGCACGATATAACAAGACAGAATTTAAATGTGTTCATTGGCATTGACCGGGCTGGTCTTGTCGGAGCGGATGGCGAAACCCACCAAGGGGTTTTTGATATTGCCTTCTTGCGTCATATGCCAAATTTAGTTCTTATGATGCCGAAGGATGAGAACGAAGGGCAGCATATGGTGAAAACCGCATTGGAGTATGACCAAGGACCAATTGCGATGAGATATCCTCGGGGCAACGGCCTCGGTATCCAAATGGATGATGAACTCAAGACAATCCCGATCGGCACATGGGAAGTCCTGCGGGTCGGAACGGACGGCACGATACTGACTTTCGGTACGACCATCCCGATGGCCTTAAATGCAGCCGAGCAATTGGCCGCGAAAGGCATGAATGTGCAAGTGGTAAATGCGCGTTTCATCAAACCGCTTGATACGGCGATGTTGGATTACTTATTTGCAGCAGGAAAACCGATTATTACCCTCGAGGAAGCTGTATTGGCAGGTGGGTTCGGAAGCGCAGTCATCGAATATGCCCATGACACCATGAAAAATCCGGCACCAATCAGGAGAATGGGGATTCCAGATCAATTCATCGAACACGGCAATGTGGATAAACTGCTCGAGGAGATCGGTATGACCACTGAAAATCTGGCCCGGATGATGGAAGAATTCATTCTTGAACAGCAGACGGAAAGGGAAATCGTATGA
- a CDS encoding TlyA family RNA methyltransferase — MTGQRKERVDVLLVEQGLAETREKAKRSIMAGLVFSGETRMDKPGEKIAVDAPLTVKGSALKYVSRGGLKLEKALEEFDVSVEGKTVLDIGSSTGGFTDCALQNGAKHCYALDVGTNQLAWKIRQDPRVTVMERTNFRHTTLDQFQMGRPEFATIDVSFISLGLIFPPLKQILEHKGDVIALVKPQFEAGKENVGKKGIVKDRSIHLDVLRKVADLAMEEGFSLYGMSYSPVTGGEGNIEFLFHLRSEEQPSTRFEEDDFKALIATAHDELT, encoded by the coding sequence ATGACAGGCCAACGGAAAGAACGGGTCGATGTCCTGCTCGTCGAACAAGGATTAGCGGAGACCCGGGAAAAAGCGAAGAGATCCATCATGGCGGGTCTTGTCTTTTCAGGTGAGACCCGGATGGACAAGCCTGGAGAAAAAATTGCTGTTGACGCTCCCTTGACCGTAAAAGGATCGGCTTTGAAATACGTCAGCCGCGGCGGCTTGAAATTGGAGAAAGCATTAGAGGAGTTCGATGTTTCGGTAGAAGGTAAAACAGTTTTGGATATCGGTTCTTCGACGGGCGGTTTTACGGATTGTGCGTTGCAAAACGGAGCAAAGCATTGCTATGCCCTCGATGTCGGAACGAATCAGCTTGCTTGGAAAATACGGCAGGATCCACGGGTGACGGTCATGGAGCGAACCAATTTTAGGCATACAACCCTTGATCAGTTCCAAATGGGCCGTCCTGAGTTTGCGACAATCGACGTGTCGTTCATTTCCCTAGGGCTGATTTTCCCTCCACTAAAGCAGATCCTCGAGCACAAAGGCGACGTTATCGCGCTTGTTAAGCCGCAATTTGAAGCGGGGAAAGAAAACGTCGGGAAAAAAGGAATTGTGAAAGATCGGTCCATCCATCTGGATGTATTGAGAAAAGTAGCGGATCTCGCAATGGAAGAAGGATTCTCCCTTTACGGAATGTCATATTCCCCGGTAACGGGCGGGGAAGGGAATATTGAATTTCTCTTTCACTTGCGTTCGGAAGAACAACCGTCAACCCGCTTTGAAGAAGATGACTTCAAGGCGTTGATTGCAACCGCACATGATGAATTGACGTAA
- the ahrC gene encoding transcriptional regulator AhrC/ArgR: MNKGQRHIRIRDIIMNGEVETQDQLVDKLKSAGVDVTQATVSRDIKELHLIKVPLPDGRYKYSLPQVHKFNTEDKLRRMLSDAFISIDSAGYFIVLKTLPGNAHAVGSLVDNLSWDDMLGTICGDDTCMIICRDETVTQEVKERLLAMI, encoded by the coding sequence ATGAACAAAGGACAACGGCATATCCGCATACGAGATATAATAATGAATGGCGAAGTAGAAACACAGGATCAGCTAGTTGATAAATTGAAAAGTGCAGGTGTCGATGTGACACAAGCGACCGTTTCGCGTGATATTAAGGAATTACATCTTATTAAAGTGCCTTTGCCGGATGGCCGATATAAATATAGTTTGCCGCAGGTCCATAAATTCAACACTGAAGATAAGCTGCGCAGGATGTTGTCAGATGCCTTTATCAGCATCGACAGTGCCGGATACTTCATTGTGTTGAAAACATTGCCTGGCAATGCCCATGCAGTTGGTTCGCTAGTTGACAATTTATCATGGGATGATATGCTTGGCACCATTTGCGGGGATGATACGTGCATGATCATTTGTCGGGATGAAACGGTTACGCAGGAAGTGAAGGAACGCTTGCTAGCCATGATTTGA
- the recN gene encoding DNA repair protein RecN codes for MLRELSIRNFAIIDHLEVAFDEGLTVLTGETGAGKSIIIDAVQLLAGGRGSQEFIRHGAPKAELEGLFTIDDPNHPVFEKLLDAGIESDEGMLILRRDLNTNGKSTCRINGKLVTIGILREIGAQLIDIHGQHDNQELMMEKRHIHLLDHFAGNALQQALDNYSELYSGYVKLKRKLEAATENEQQIAQRIDLYSFQLNEIDAAGLTIGEEEELEEEKNKLQHFHRLFERLNTAYESISGDMHALDWVGSAMSDLEDAASVDKSLAVHAESVANSFYTLQDTAHDIKNLIDQMEFDPGRLDFVEGRLAQLLTLKRKYGSSVEEILLYRDKIADELDQLIHRDERLEKGQEKLDQLVQDLEVEAMELSLIRQAAALQLETAILQQLKELHMEKASFEVRVSQQPGIYDAKGFDEVAFFISTNVGEPMKPLVKIASGGELSRIMLALKTIFSKHQGITSIIFDEVDTGVSGRVAQAIAEKIAMIATHSQVLCISHLPQVAAMADHHYLIKKEVKDDRTTTAIAEITGIDRTKELSRMLSGAEITELTLRHADELLSLADNRKKAFRS; via the coding sequence TTGTTACGGGAATTATCAATCCGAAATTTTGCCATCATCGATCATCTCGAAGTGGCATTTGATGAAGGTCTGACTGTATTGACAGGAGAAACTGGTGCCGGTAAATCGATCATCATTGATGCTGTCCAATTGCTTGCGGGCGGCAGAGGCTCTCAGGAGTTCATCCGCCATGGGGCACCGAAAGCCGAGCTGGAAGGATTGTTTACCATTGACGATCCGAATCATCCGGTTTTTGAGAAGTTGTTGGATGCTGGAATTGAATCCGATGAGGGAATGCTCATCCTTCGCCGGGATTTGAATACAAATGGAAAGTCGACATGCCGTATAAACGGAAAACTTGTCACAATCGGCATATTGCGTGAAATCGGTGCGCAGTTGATCGACATCCATGGCCAGCATGACAATCAAGAGCTGATGATGGAAAAACGGCATATCCATTTGCTCGACCATTTTGCGGGGAACGCATTACAACAGGCTCTCGATAATTATTCAGAATTGTATTCAGGTTACGTAAAGCTGAAAAGGAAGCTCGAGGCAGCAACTGAGAACGAACAACAAATAGCTCAGCGGATTGATCTTTATTCCTTCCAATTGAATGAAATCGATGCAGCGGGACTCACAATTGGAGAAGAAGAGGAACTGGAAGAGGAAAAAAATAAATTACAGCACTTTCATCGCCTGTTTGAACGGTTGAATACCGCTTATGAATCGATCAGTGGGGATATGCATGCGTTGGACTGGGTCGGGTCGGCTATGAGTGATTTGGAAGATGCCGCCTCTGTCGATAAGTCGCTAGCTGTCCATGCAGAATCTGTTGCAAATAGTTTCTACACGTTACAAGATACCGCCCATGATATAAAAAACTTGATCGATCAGATGGAATTCGACCCGGGACGCTTGGATTTTGTGGAAGGCCGTTTGGCACAGCTGCTCACATTGAAACGGAAATATGGCAGTTCAGTCGAAGAGATCTTGCTCTATCGCGATAAAATTGCGGATGAGTTAGACCAATTGATCCACCGGGATGAACGATTGGAGAAAGGGCAAGAAAAACTGGACCAGCTTGTCCAAGACCTTGAAGTGGAAGCAATGGAACTCTCCTTGATCCGGCAAGCTGCTGCGTTGCAATTGGAAACTGCCATTTTGCAACAGTTAAAGGAGCTTCATATGGAAAAGGCGTCCTTTGAAGTAAGAGTGAGCCAGCAACCGGGAATATATGATGCAAAAGGATTTGATGAAGTGGCTTTCTTTATCTCGACAAATGTTGGCGAACCGATGAAGCCGCTTGTTAAAATTGCTTCGGGTGGAGAATTGTCCAGAATCATGCTGGCGCTGAAGACCATCTTCTCCAAGCATCAAGGCATTACATCAATCATTTTTGATGAAGTGGACACAGGTGTCAGCGGACGGGTGGCGCAAGCCATTGCCGAGAAGATCGCCATGATCGCGACGCATTCCCAAGTACTTTGCATTTCACATTTACCACAAGTTGCCGCAATGGCCGATCACCATTATCTCATTAAGAAAGAAGTAAAGGATGATCGGACAACAACTGCGATTGCCGAAATTACAGGAATAGATCGGACAAAAGAACTGTCCAGAATGCTTTCCGGTGCTGAGATTACCGAGCTTACCTTGCGCCATGCTGATGAATTGCTGTCATTGGCAGACAATCGAAAAAAAGCGTTCCGTTCGTAA